In the genome of Streptomyces sp. SAI-127, the window ATCACCGTCTGTCTGGAAGCGGGCTACACCTCCGTCATGGTCGACGGCTCCCACCTGCCGTTCGCCGAGAACATCGCGCTGACCAAGGAGGCCGTACGGCGGGCCCGCCACCACGGCGCCTGGGTGGAGGCCGAGTTGGGCGCCCTGCCCGGCGACGAGGACATCTCCACCGACGCCGTCGCCACGGACACGGCGATGACCGACCCCGCCCAGGCGGCCGAGTTCGTGGCCGCGACGGGCGTGGACGCGCTCGCCGTCGCCGTCGGCAACGTCCACGGCTTCACCAAGCACCCGGTCCGCCTCGACCTCGACCGGCTGGCCGCGATCCACGAGGCCGTACCGGTCCCGCTCGTCCTGCACGGGGCCAGCGGCCTGCCCGTCGAGGAACTCCACGGCGCTCTAGCCCGAGGCGTCGCCAAGGTCAACGTCAACGCCGAACTGCGCCGCGCCTACCTGGACGCCGTCCGCGCGAACCTCCCGTCCGCGCTGCCCGGCTCCGACGTCGTCTCCGTCTGGTCGGCGGGCCGCGACGCCGTCAGGGACACCGCCCTGCAGGTCATCGGCCGCCTGAGCCCCACTCCGACCGACCCTCACTGATCATCACGAACCGCACCTCGTCGTCGTAGGGCATCAGACCGCCGTACGACCACACGCCGCGTCGCATCACCCTCGCGAGCCGCGTCCGAAGCCACCCCTGCGCCCCTGCGTCATCCCCGTGCAGCGGCCCGCTCTGTTCCGCCGGGGTCCTCCCCGCCCCGCTCGTCCTCAGGAGGACAAAGATGTCTGCGCACCCCCGTCCCCGCACGGCCGTCATCGGCCTGGGCGCCATGGGAATGCCCATGGCGCGCCGGCTGGCCGGTGAACTGGCCGTGTCCGTCTACGACATCGCCGCCGACCGGCGAGCCGCGATCGCCGCTTCCGAGGGGGCCCGGGACGCCGCGTCCCCGGCCGAGGCAGCTCGTGACGCCGACGTCGTCGTACTCGCCGTACGCGACCAAGTGCAGGTAGAAGGTGCCCTGTTCGGCGCGAACGGGGCCGCCGAGGCCCTTCGCCCCGGCGCGGTCGTGATTCTCACCAGCACCGTCGGCCCCGAGGCGGCCCGCTCCACCGCGGCGCGGCTCGCCGAGCACGGTGTGCTGATCGTGGACGCGCCGGTCAGCGGTGGCCCGGTGCGCGCCGGAAACGGCGATCTGCTGATCGTCGTGGGCGCCGAGGACGCGGCGCTGAAGACGGCCCGGCCGGTCCTCGACCTGCTTTCCTCCACCCTCACGGTCGTCGGCCCGCGCCCCGGCGACGGGCAGGCCATGAAGGCCGTCAACCAGCTGCTCGCCGGGGTGCACATCGCGGCCGCCGCCGAGGCGATCGCGCTCGCCCGCGGGCTCGGGCTCGACCCGGGCACGGTCGTGGAGAGCCTCAAGCACGGGGCGGCGGGGTCGTTCATGTTCGCCGACCGCGGGCCGCGCATGGTCCAGACGTACGAGGACGGCGCCGAGGTCGAGGTCAGGTCGCGGCTCGACATCTTCGTCAAGGACATGGGCATCGTCACCGGCATCGCCAGGGACGCCCACGTCCCGGTGCCGCTCGCCGCCGCGGCCGAACAGCTCTACCTGCTCGGCGAGCGGGCCGGACTCGCCGCCCGCGACGACTCCTCCGTCGTCACCGTCCTGTCCCCCAAGTCGCCGGAAATATCAGCAGAAACAGCCCCTGCGGCATTCCCCGCAGCTTCCCCGGAAGGAGAGGGCCGATGAGCCACACCGCCCTGCTCACCATCGCGGTCGCCGGTGTGGCGACCCTGCTGCTGCTCATCCTCAGAGCCAAGGTGCAGCCGTTCGTGGCGCTGGTCGTCGTCAGCATCGGCGTCGCGCTCGCCGCGGGCGTGCCCGCCGCCGACCTGGTGAAGACCATCGAGGACGGCATGGGCGCCACCCTCGGCCACATCGCCACCATCATCGCCCTGGGCGCGATGATCGGCCGGATCATCGAACTCTCCGGCGGCGCCCACGCGTTCGCCCACTCCCTCATCGAGAAGTTCGGGTCCCGGCGCACCCCGCTCGCCCTGACCGTCGCCGGGTTCGTCCTCGGCATCCCTGTCTTCTTCGAGGTCGGTCTGATCATCCTGATGCCGATCGCGTACGGCGTCGCCCGCGCCGCCCGCAAGCCGCTGCTGATCTACGCGCTGCCGATGGCCGCCGCGATGCTCACCGTGCACGCCTTCCTGCCGCCGCACCCGGGCGCGGTCGCGGTGGCCGCGACGATCGGTGCCAGCCAGGGCCTGATGCTGCTCCTCGGCCTGCCCGTCACGGCGGTCGTCGCGTTGCTCGGCTACTTCGTGTCCCGCCGCCTGACGCGCCGCGAGTACCCGATGGACCCGGCGGTCCACGCGGAGGTGTACGGCGAGCCGGAGGCCGGATACGGAGGTGGCGGCACACCGGCTTCTGTGCCGGACGGCCACGGCACCGCCGTGCTCACCAAGCCCGCCCCGTCCCAGACCGGCGTCCGACCGCCGTCCTTCGGCATGGTCCTGGCGCTGATCGTGACGCCGATCCTGCTGATCCTCCTCGGCACGATCGGCCAGAACGCGCTCGCCGAGGGCTCCACCCTGCGTGCCGTCCTGACCGTACTCGGCGCCCCGATGGTGGCCCTGCTCATCGACGTCGCCCTGTGCGGCTGGTTCCTGGGCGCCCGGCGCGGCTGGGACCGCGGGCGCATCGCCGAGGTCATGGGCTCCGCGCTGCCGCCCGTCGCGATGGTCATCCTCGTCGCCGGAGCGGGCGGTGTCTTCGGCAAGGTCCTGGTCGCCAGCGGCATCGGCGACGCGATCGCCGACGTCCTGGACCGCACAGGGCTGCCCGTGCTGGTGCTCGGCTTCCTGACCGCCCTCGCCCTGCGCGCGGCCCAGGGCTCGGCGACCGTCGCCCTCATCACGACCGCCGGCATCCTCACCCCGCTGCTGCACCGCGCCGACCTGTCGACCGGTCAACTGTCCCTGGTCGCCCTGGCGATGGGCGCGGGTGCGCTGACGCTGTCCCACATCAACGACGCCGGGTTCTGGATGTTCACCAAGCTGGCCGGTCTCGACGTGGCGGCGGGCCTGCGCACCTGGACGGTCCAGACGACCGTGATGGGCTGCGCCGGTTTCGTCCTGACCGCGGCGCTGTGGCCGCTGGTCTGACACCTGGCCCCACGCACGGATCCGCCCGCCCGAGCCCCGACCGGCCCGGGCGGGCGGATGTCCGTCGCCGAGGCCCGTCGCGGTGCACTCGGGACGGCCCACCCGCGGGGTTGTAGTCAATGAGCAGAAACTACGGCCGCGGGTGACGGCCCCTCAGGATCCGGCAGTTCCAGCAGCCCCGGCAGATCCGGCCGATCCGTCGCCCCCGGCGGCCCCGGCGGTCCCGGCGGCCCCCGCGGCTCCGACGATCCCGGCGGCTCCGACAGGCCCGGCAACCCCGGCGACCCCGGCGGCTCCGGCGACCCCGACAGGCTCGGCGACCCCGACCGCCCCGACGGCCCCAACAGGCCCGGCGACCCCTGCGACCCCGACCGCCCCGACGGACTCAACAGGCCCGGCGACCCCGACCGCCCCGACGGACTCAACAGGCCCGGCGACCCCAGCGACCCCGGCGGCTCCAGCGGCTCCGGCGACCCCAGCAACTCCGGCCGGACGAGGCTGCCGGTACGGCTTCACCACGCGGCGGGCGATGGCGAACCGGTGGGTCTCGGACGGGCCGTCGTAGATCCGGAACGGCCGCACCTCCCGGATCAGCCGCGCCAGCGGGGCGTCCGAAGCCGAGATGCCGAGCGCCCCGCAGATCTGCACCGACCGGTCGACCACCCGGCCCACCGCCTCCGCCACGAAGACCTTGGACACCGAGGAGAACTGCGCGGCGGCCCTGGAGCCGGTGTCCAACTCCCATGCGGTACGCCAGATCAGCGCGCGGCTCGCCTCGATGTCGATCTCGGAGTCGGCGAGCATCTGCTGCACCATGCCGAGGTCCCCCAGCAGTGAGCCGAAGGCCTCGCGGCTCCCCGCGTGCTCGAGCGCGACGTCCTGGGCGCGACGTGCGGACCCGAGCCAGCGCATGCAGTGCGTCAGCCGGGCGGGGCCGAGGCGGACCTGGGCGTTCTCGAAGCCCCGGTCCACCTGGCCGAGCACCTGTTCCTCGGCGACCACGCAGTTTTCGAACACGATCTCGCCGTGACCGGCGAAGAAGCTCTCGTCGAGGGTGTCGATGTTCCTGACGATGCGCATACCGGGGGTGCCGGCGTCGACGAGGAACATGGTCGCGCCGCCCGGACTGCCGGGGCCGCCCTCGGTGCGGGCCATCACGATGGTGAAGTCGGCACCGCCGGCCCCGGTGATGAACCACTTGTGCCCGTCGATGCGCCAGCCGCCGGGAACCCGCACGGCCGTCGTCCGCAGCGCCCGGGGGTCGGCGCCGGCGCCGGGCGCCGGCTCGGTCATCGCGAAGCAGGAACGGTACTCACCGGCTGCCAGCGGGCGCAGATAGCGCTCCTGCTGCTCCTCGGTAGCCACCTTCTCCAGCAGGTGCATGTTTCCCTCGTCAGGGGCCGCACAGTTCAGTGCCAGCGGGCCGAGCACCGAATACCCGGCGGCTTCGAACACCACGGCCTGCCCCCGCAGGTCCAGGCCGTGTCCGCCCCACCGCTCGGGAAGGTGCGGCGCGAAGACGCCCGCCTCACGGGCGCCCTTCTGCAGGGTCTCCCGCAGCGCGTGCGGAGCGTCGTGAACGGAACCGCCGCACCCGCGCTCGGCCGGGATCACCACGTCGCGGACGAACTCGGCGGTGGCCTCAGCGAGCCGGGCGACGGACGGATCGACATCGAACTGGATCGGCATGGTTCCTCCGGCCGACGGGCGTACGGGCGCCGGTGCCCGTCGCGTCGTAGAAACTGTACAACGGGTCAAGTATCTTTCCCGAGGGGTGAGAGCGATCCTCTTCCGCACAGCCCTCATTTGTGACCAGAAGAGGACCTGGGGTCACCGAAACTTTAGGGCGGGCCCAGTATGTGAGCCCGATCCCCGACGAGCTGCGCCAACGATGGGAGAAGACCTCCGATGAGCACCCAACCGGTCCGGGTCGTCCGCCACTCCGACGGGATCGTGGAACTGTTGCTGGACGATCCCGGCCGCGGAAACGCCCTGGACCTTCCGACCGCCGAGGCGCTGCGCGACGCGGCCTCCGACCTCGCCCGCGACCCCGGCGGCGCGGTCCTGCTGCGGGCGGCGGGCGGGAACTTCTGCGTCGGCGGTGACCTGCGCGCCTTCGCGGGCCGGGGCACGGAGACCGGCCCCTATGTGCACGCGGTCGCGACCGCGTGCCACGCGGCCGTGCGGACCCTGCACGAGCTGCCCGTGCCGGTGGTGACCGCCGTGCGCGGTGCCGCGGCGGGCGGCGGAGTAGGTCTCGCACTGACGGGCGACATCGTGGTGGCGGCCCGCTCGGCACGCTTCCGGCTGGCCTACACGGCGATCGGGCTCACCCCGGACTGCGGCGCGTCCTGGGTGCTCCAGCGCCTGCTGGGCCCACGCCGGGCCGCGGATCTGATCCTCACCAACCGGGTGCTGACCGGCGACGACGCCGAGGGATGGGGCCTGGTGTCCCGGGTCGCGGAGGACGCCGAACTGGACGACACGGCCTACCGGACGGCCGCCGCCCTGGCCGCGGGATCACGGGACGCACTGCGGGCCGCGAAGGCGCTGTTGCGGGCCGGATCCGAAGCGCCGCTGGAGGAGCAACTCGCCGAGGAGGCGCGCTCCATAGCCGTCCTGGCGGGCGGCACGGAGGCCCAGGGCGCGATGGAGTCGTTCCTCGCCGCCCGGTCCCGCGCCAGGGCGGCGGCCGAGCGGTCGGCGGACCAGGAGTCGCAAAGTGTTTCTTGAGTTCCTCTTCACTAACAGGGTCGGTGGAGCGTAACCTCCGGGCAACACAGATCGCAGTTCCCTGCGACCCGGCATCCGTCGCCGCGCGGCCTGAGTCCGCGCCCCCACAGGAACAAAGGTGTGGAGATGCATTCTGCTGCCGTGGAGCGGACAGACACCATCGATCCGTCCCTCGCCGACGCCGTCATCGACCTCGTCCTGCGCGGCATGTGGCGCGGTACGCAGGAGTCCGCGCACCGCCCGCTGGTCGACGCCGGGCTCGCCATGGTGAAGGGGCCGATGGTCCTGCCCACCGAGTCCGCCAAGCAGGCCGCCGCGCAGATGCTGCGGATCCCGGTCGGCTCCGGGCACGAAGCGCAGATCACCGCGGTCTACGAGGCGTTCCTGCCGGTCAACAGGCGGATCCGCGAGGTCTGCACGGCCTGGCAGTGCCGCCCCGACGGCAGCGTCAACGACCACGGCGACAGCGTCTACGACGCCGAGGTGCGCGAGATGCTGGAGGACGTGCACGAGGCCATCCAACCGGTACTTCGCAGGCTGGAGCGGCTGCTCGCGGACAGCGGCCGGTATCTGACCGGATTGGAGGAGGCTCTCGACCGGTTCGACGACGGCGACCGGCAGTGGCTGGCCTCCCCCCTGTGCGACTCCTACCACACCGTGTGGATGCGGCTTCACCAGGAACTGCTGCTGGTCCTGGGCATCAGCCGCGCCGAGGACGAGGCCCGCGAGGAGCAGCTCGTCCGAGGGAGCCAGGGGTGAACCTCACCGACCGCCGCCCCGGCGTCGACGCGCCGCAGCAGACCCCCGGCCTCGCCCTGGTGCCGTACGGCCAGGGACGGACCCGCGGACTGGACGCGGACGCGCTGGGCACGCACGGCGTCGCGATGGACCGGCTGGTGGCCCTCGGGCTGACGGTGGTGCCGGGGCTGACGGTGCCCGCGGGCGCCGCGGCCTCGCTGGGCGAGCCCGGCACCGCCCGTGCGGCCGTCGAACTCGTCGAGCAGTTGGCCGGGCGTCGCATCGGCGATTCCGCCAGACCGCTGCTGCTGCGGCTGTCGGCGAGCGCGCCGGCGGACATCGCGGGGCTGCCGCCCGATCTCGCCTGTCTCGGAGTCACTCCCGACAGCGCCGGCGACCTGTGCACCGTCATCGGCCGCGCGGACGCGCTGGACGAGGTCTGGGCGGCCACGGTGCGGATGATCGCCGAGTACGGCCTCGACGTACCGGCCGCGCTGCTGGACGACGCCCTTCTCGACAGCCCCGCGCCCCGCGCCCGCGTCGAGGCACTGCTCTCCCTGGTCGCTCGACATGCCGCGCGGCCCTTCCCCGACGACCCGGCCGAGCAGCTCGCGCTGGCCGCCCGCGCGGTCCTCGCCCGCTGGGACTCGCCGCGCGCCCGAAGGGCACGCAAGGCGCAGAAGCTTCCCGCCGACCTGGACATCGCGCTGCACGTCCAGGCGCTGCGCATCGGTCCCGCCGACCGCTCCGGCTACGGCAC includes:
- a CDS encoding class II fructose-bisphosphate aldolase, yielding MMLHGTDALQQAAATGHALPGFVAYNLETVQGITAAAEAAGRPVLIQAGAGPFKHAGREALMRLALDAAEDSPTARLGVHLDHSRDLDEITVCLEAGYTSVMVDGSHLPFAENIALTKEAVRRARHHGAWVEAELGALPGDEDISTDAVATDTAMTDPAQAAEFVAATGVDALAVAVGNVHGFTKHPVRLDLDRLAAIHEAVPVPLVLHGASGLPVEELHGALARGVAKVNVNAELRRAYLDAVRANLPSALPGSDVVSVWSAGRDAVRDTALQVIGRLSPTPTDPH
- a CDS encoding NAD(P)-dependent oxidoreductase; this encodes MSAHPRPRTAVIGLGAMGMPMARRLAGELAVSVYDIAADRRAAIAASEGARDAASPAEAARDADVVVLAVRDQVQVEGALFGANGAAEALRPGAVVILTSTVGPEAARSTAARLAEHGVLIVDAPVSGGPVRAGNGDLLIVVGAEDAALKTARPVLDLLSSTLTVVGPRPGDGQAMKAVNQLLAGVHIAAAAEAIALARGLGLDPGTVVESLKHGAAGSFMFADRGPRMVQTYEDGAEVEVRSRLDIFVKDMGIVTGIARDAHVPVPLAAAAEQLYLLGERAGLAARDDSSVVTVLSPKSPEISAETAPAAFPAASPEGEGR
- a CDS encoding GntP family transporter — protein: MSHTALLTIAVAGVATLLLLILRAKVQPFVALVVVSIGVALAAGVPAADLVKTIEDGMGATLGHIATIIALGAMIGRIIELSGGAHAFAHSLIEKFGSRRTPLALTVAGFVLGIPVFFEVGLIILMPIAYGVARAARKPLLIYALPMAAAMLTVHAFLPPHPGAVAVAATIGASQGLMLLLGLPVTAVVALLGYFVSRRLTRREYPMDPAVHAEVYGEPEAGYGGGGTPASVPDGHGTAVLTKPAPSQTGVRPPSFGMVLALIVTPILLILLGTIGQNALAEGSTLRAVLTVLGAPMVALLIDVALCGWFLGARRGWDRGRIAEVMGSALPPVAMVILVAGAGGVFGKVLVASGIGDAIADVLDRTGLPVLVLGFLTALALRAAQGSATVALITTAGILTPLLHRADLSTGQLSLVALAMGAGALTLSHINDAGFWMFTKLAGLDVAAGLRTWTVQTTVMGCAGFVLTAALWPLV
- a CDS encoding enoyl-CoA hydratase-related protein, with the translated sequence MSTQPVRVVRHSDGIVELLLDDPGRGNALDLPTAEALRDAASDLARDPGGAVLLRAAGGNFCVGGDLRAFAGRGTETGPYVHAVATACHAAVRTLHELPVPVVTAVRGAAAGGGVGLALTGDIVVAARSARFRLAYTAIGLTPDCGASWVLQRLLGPRRAADLILTNRVLTGDDAEGWGLVSRVAEDAELDDTAYRTAAALAAGSRDALRAAKALLRAGSEAPLEEQLAEEARSIAVLAGGTEAQGAMESFLAARSRARAAAERSADQESQSVS